In the Gossypium arboreum isolate Shixiya-1 chromosome 10, ASM2569848v2, whole genome shotgun sequence genome, one interval contains:
- the LOC108487288 gene encoding uncharacterized protein LOC108487288: protein MTEPRRLRGHKATATCCIASRDKPGLVATSGEDGCICWFDMRCKDVKFVMDVSNEPISSLCFNSGNENIIYVSTGNEVKSFDVHMLADNSWKPLESYNYNKEEINQVTCNSRSSFLASADDGGEIKIIDIHQKRIFKTLRAGHTSICSSVQFIPWRPWEIVTGGLDSKFIIWDFSKGRPSKIVDFGLPDMRSGSNAGQCLNPAFVHSVKVPDVDMLDKIGKICVVARGDGVIDVINTESELTATKPKSSTKSRKGTQSKGSDGGVPDENGRKWLHLDYSLGGHTAAVSCVTFSLFGEKGKFLVSGGNDKLVKVWDCSRCLDSWQTGDTNELLHLNINLTKKVNWLCTTPAESDNLVVCDTTKLVKVYSVS, encoded by the exons ATGACGGAGCCAAGACGATTGAGAGGACACAAGGCTACCGCCACTTGCTGTATCGCCTCACGTGACAAGCCCGGCCTCGTCGCCACTTCCGGCGAA gaTGGTTGCATTTGTTGGTTTGATATGCGAtgcaaagatgtgaaatttgttaTGGATGTTAGCAATGAACCAATTTCATCCCTTTGCTTCAACTCAG GAAATGAGAATATCATCTATGTTTCAACTGGAAATGAGGTCAAGTCCTTTGATGTGCATATG TTAGCAGATAACTCATGGAAGCCTTTGGAGAGCTATAACTATAATAAAGAGGAGATAAATCAG GTTACTTGTAATTCCAGATCATCTTTCCTTGCATCTGCGGATGATGGCGGTGAGATTAAG atcattgacattcatcagaAACGTATTTTCAAGACATTGAGAGCCGGACATACAAGT ATTTGCAGCAGTGTTCAGTTCATTCCTTGGAGACCTTGGGAAA TCGTTACAGGAGGTCTTGATTCGAAGTTTATCATATGGGACTTCTCAAAAGGGCGCCCATCCAAAATTGTGGATTTTG GCCTGCCTGACATGCGTAGTGGTAGTAATGCTGGACAATGTTTAAATCCAGCTTTTGTTCACTCAGTAAAAGTCCCAGATGTTGATATGTTGGACAAAATAGGCAAGATATGTGTTGTGGCAAGGGGTGATGGTGTTATTGATGTGATTAATACGGAATCAGAACTTACAGCCACAAAACCTAAAAGTTCCACGAAATCTCGAAAAGGAACTCAGTCCAAAGGAAGTGACGGTGGAGTTCCTGATGAAAATGGAAGAAAATGGTTGCATTTAGATTACTCTTTAGGTGGTCATACTGCTGCCGTGTCTTGCGTGACATTTTCGTTGTTTGGAGAGAAGGGGAAGTTCCTTGTATCGGGTGGAAACGATAAGTTAGTCAAAGTCTGGGATTGCTCTAGGTGTCTCGATTCATGGCAGACAGGAGATACCAACGAGCTGCTACATTTGAATATCAATTTAACCAAAAAG GTAAATTGGCTCTGTACAACTCCAGCTGAATCGGACAACCTCGTTGTCTGTGACACAACTAAACTTGTGAAGGTGTACAGTGTTTCCTAA
- the LOC108489366 gene encoding cellulose synthase A catalytic subunit 8 [UDP-forming]-like, with amino-acid sequence MMESGVPVCHTCGEHVGLNVNGEPFVACHECNFPICKSCFEYDLKEGRKACLRCGSPYDENLLDDVEKATGDQSTMAAHLSKSQDVGIHARHISSVSTLDSEMTEDNGNPIWKNRVESWKEKKNKKKKPATTKVEREAEIPPEQQMEDKPAPDASQPLSTIIPIPKSRLAPYRTVIIMRLIILGLFFHYRVTNPVDSAFGLWLTSVICEIWFAFSWVLDQFPKWYPVNRETYIDRLSARYEREGEPNELAAVDFFVSTVDPLKEPPLITANTVLSILALDYPVDKVSCYISDDGAAMLTFESLVETADFARKWVPFCKKFSIEPRAPEFYFSQKIDYLKDKVQPSFVKERRAMKRDYEEYKIRINALVAKAQKTPEEGWTMQDGTPWPGNNPRDHPGMIQVFLGYSGARDIEGNELPRLVYVSREKRPGYQHHKKAGAENALVRVSAVLTNAPFILNLDCDHYVNNSKAVREAMCFLMDPQVGRDVCYVQFPQRFDGIDRSDRYANRNTVFFDVNMKGLDGIQGPVYVGTGCVFNRQALYGYGPPSMPSFPKSSSSSCSCCCPGKKEPKDPSELYRDAKREELDAAIFNLREIDNYDEYERSMLISQTSFEKTFGLSSVFIESTLMENGGVAESANPSTLIKEAIHVISCGYEEKTAWGKEIGWIYGSVTEDILTGFKMHCRGWRSIYCMPLRPAFKGSAPINLSDRLHQVLRWALGSVEIFLSRHCPLWYGFGGGRLKWLQRLAYINTIVYPFTSLPLIAYCSLPAICLLTGKFIIPTLSNLASVLFLGLFLSIIVTAVLELRWSGVSIEDLWRNEQFWVIGGVSAHLFAVFQGFLKMLAGIDTNFTVTAKAADDADFGELYIVKWTTLLIPPTTLLIVNMVGVVAGFSDALNKGYEAWGPLFGKVFFSFWVILHLYPFLKGLMGRQNRTPTIVVLWSVLLASVFSLVWVRINPFVSTADSTTVSQSCISIDC; translated from the exons ATGATGGAATCTGGGGTTCCTGTTTGCCACACTTGTGGTGAACATGTTGGGTTGAATGTTAATGGTGAACCCTTTGTGGCTTGCCATGAATGTAATTTCCCTATTTGTAAGAGTTGTTTTGAGTATGATCTTAAGGAAGGACGAAAAGCTTGCTTGCGTTGTGGTAGTCCGTATGATG AAAACCTGTTGGACGATGTCGAGAAGGCCACCGGCGATCAATCGACAATGGCTGCACATTTGAGCAAGTCTCAG GATGTTGGAATTCATGCAAGACATATCAGCAGTGTGTCTACATTGGATAGTG AAATGACTGAAGACAATGGGAATCCGATTTGGAAGAACAGGGTGGAAAGTtggaaagaaaagaagaacaagaagaagAAGCCTGCAACAACTAAGGTTGAAAGAGAGGCTGAAATCCCACCTGAGCAACAAATGGAAGATAAACC GGCACCGGATGCTTCCCAGCCCCTCTCGACTATAATTCCAATCCCGAAAAGCAGACTTGCACCATACCGAACCGTGATCATTATGCGATTGATCATTCTCGGTCTTTTCTTCCATTATCGAGTAACAAACCCCGTTGACAGTGCTTTTGGACTGTGGCTCACTTCAGTCATATGTGAAATCTGGTTTGCTTTTTCCTGGGTGTTGGATCAGTTCCCTAAGTGGTATCCTGTTAACAGGGAAACATACATTGACAGACTATCTGCAAG ATATGAAAGAGAAGGTGAACCTAATGAACTTGCTGCAGTTGACTTCTTTGTGAGTACAGTGGATCCATTGAAAGAGCCTCCATTGATTACTGCCAATACTGTGCTTTCCATCCTTGCCTTGGACTACCCTGTAGATAAGGTCTCTTGTTATATATCTGATGATGGTGCGGCCATGCTGACATTTGAATCTCTAGTAGAAACAGCCGACTTTGCAAGAAAGTGGGTTCCATTCTGCAAAAAATTTTCCATTGAACCACGGGCACCTGAGTTTTACTTCTCACAGAAGATTGATTACTTGAAAGATAAAGTGCAGCCCTCTTTTGTAAAAGAACGTAGAGCTATGAAA AGAGATTACGAAGAGTACAAAATTCGAATCAATGCTTTAGTTGCAAAGGCTCAGAAAACACCTGAAGAAGGATGGACAATGCAAGATGGAACTCCTTGGCCGGGAAATAACCCGCGTGATCACCCTGGCATGATTCAGGTTTTCCTTGGATATAGCGGTGCTCGTGACATCGAAGGAAATGAACTTCCCCGACTGGTTTACGTCTCTAGAGAGAAGAGACCTGGCTACCAACACCACAAAAAGGCTGGTGCTGAAAATGCTTTG GTTAGGGTGTCTGCAGTTCTTACAAATGCTCCCTTCATCCTCAATCTTGATTGTGACCACTATGTTAACAATAGCAAGGCAGTTAGGGAGGCAATGTGCTTCTTGATGGACCCACAAGTCGGTCGAGATGTATGCTATGTGCAGTTTCCTCAAAGATTTGATGGCATAGATAGGAGTGATCGATATGCCAATCGGAACACAGTTTTCTTTGAT GTTAACATGAAAGGTCTTGATGGGATCCAAGGGCCTGTTTATGTGGGAACAGGTTGTGTTTTCAATAGGCAAGCACTTTATGGCTATGGTCCACCTTCAATGCCAAGTTTTCCCAAGTCATCCTCCTCATCTTGCTCGTGTTGCTGCCCCGGCAAGAAGGAACCTAAAGATCCATCAGAGCTTTATAGGGATGCAAAACGGGAAGAACTTGATGCTGCCATCTTTAACCTTAGGGAAATTGACA ATTATGATGAGTATGAAAGATCAATGTTGATCTCTCAAACAAGCTTTGAGAAAACTTTTGGCTTATCTTCAGTCTTCATTGAATCTACACTAATGGAGAATGGAGGAGTGGCTGAATCTGCCAACCCTTCCACACTAATCAAGGAAGCAATTCATGTCATCAGCTGTGGCTATGAAGAGAAGACTGCATGGGGGAAAGAG ATTGGATGGATATATGGTTCAGTCACTGAGGATATCTTAACCGGCTTCAAAATGCACTGCCGAGGATGGAGATCGATTTACTGCATGCCCTTAAGGCCAGCATTCAAAGGATCTGCACCGATCAATCTGTCTGATCGGTTGCACCAGGTTCTTCGATGGGCTCTTGGATCTGTTGAAATTTTCCTAAGCAGGCATTGCCCTCTATGGTATGGCTTTGGAGGTGGTCGTCTTAAATGGCTTCAAAGACTAGCATATATAAACACCATTGTCTATCCTTTCACATCCCTTCCACTCATTGCCTATTGTTCACTACCAGCAATCTGTCTTCTCACAGGAAAATTTATCATACCAACG CTCTCAAACCTGGCAAGTGTTCTCTTTCTTGGCCTTTTCCTTTCCATTATCGTGACCGCTGTTCTCGAGCTCCGATGGAGTGGTGTCAGCATCGAGGACTTATGGCGTAACGAGCAGTTTTGGGTCATCGGTGGCGTTTCAGCGCATCTCTTTGCCGTCTTCCAAGGTTTCCTTAAGATGCTTGCAGGCATTGACACCAACTTTACTGTCACTGCCAAAGCAGCTGATGATGCAGATTTTGGTGAGCTCTACATTGTGAAATGGACTACACTTTTAATCCCTCCAACAACACTCCTCATCGTCAACATGGTAGGTGTCGTTGCCGGATTCTCTGATGCCCTCAACAAAGGGTACGAAGCTTGGGGACCACTCTTTGGCAAAGTGTTCTTTTCCTTCTGGGTCATCCTCCATCTTTATCCATTCCTCAAAGGTCTTATGGGACGGCAAAACAGGACACCAACCATTGTTGTCCTTTGGTCAGTGTTGTTGGCTTCTGTCTTTTCTCTTGTTTGGGTTCGGATCAACCCGTTTGTCAGCACCGCCGATAGCACCACCGTGTCACAGAGCTGCATTTCCATTGATTGTTGA
- the LOC108489689 gene encoding receptor-like protein 51 gives MKPPPPSLNSLPLFLFLLLSAVISAATTTTNATSKLPPAPSPTTETPSSSSSSSSTLDPKQIEALESLNIPTARDPCIQPSPHNATVCDSSKPFRHLVSLHLSNCSSDLSLSFTALKSLSSVHSLSFTNCHTSSIRFPYDLSLSLTSFTCIRSLRRLTGVWLSRFVNLTDLTVSFTPVNASGLYVILGNMHKLKTITISHANLTGSLPRHLHLNLTHVDLSDNKLKGNIPTSLTLLEDLEYLNLSSNGLNGEIPTEFGDLISLRNLSLASNSFSGSIPESISAIPGLVHVDLSNNQLNGTVPRFFSQLKGLKVLNLENNELHGVLPFNASFIKKLAVFKVGGNSNLCYNHSVLSSKMKLGIARCDKHGLPMSPPPSKESSGDSDLSDYEDDSADDTSENKEHHHGPNKVVLGVAIGLSSIVFLIVFLVLLSKWCG, from the coding sequence ATGAAGCCACCACCACCATCCCTCAACTCACTACCACTCTTCCTCTTCCTCCTCCTCTCCGCCGTCATCTCCGCCGCTACCACCACCACAAATGCCACCTCTAAACTTCCCCCTGCTCCTTCCCCCACAACTGAAactccctcttcttcttcctcctcctcTTCTACTCTAGACCCTAAACAAATTGAAGCACTTGAATCCCTCAACATTCCCACCGCAAGAGACCCTTGCATCCAACCTTCCCCTCACAACGCCACCGTTTGTGACAGCTCTAAGCCCTTTCGCCACCTCGTTTCCCTCCACCTTTCCAACTGCTCCTCTGACCTTTCCCTCTCTTTCACAGCTCTCAAGTCCCTCTCTTCCGTCCATTCTCTTTCCTTCACGAACTGCCACACATCCTCTATTCGCTTCCCTTATGATCTTTCCCTTTCCCTCACTTCCTTCACCTGCATTCGCTCCCTCCGCCGCCTCACCGGAGTCTGGCTCTCACGTTTCGTTAACTTAACCGATCTCACAGTTTCCTTCACTCCGGTTAACGCTAGCGGCCTTTATGTAATCCTTGGGAACATGCATAAGCTGAAAACAATAACCATTTCTCATGCTAATCTCACCGGTTCTCTTCCAAGGCACTTGCATCTGAACCTGACCCATGTTGATTTATCTGATAACAAGCTCAAAGGAAACATACCAACTTCCCTTACACTTCTTGAAGATCTTGAATACTTGAATCTTTCATCAAATGGGTTAAATGGGGAGATTCCCACTGAGTTTGGTGACTTGATATCGTTAAGAAACCTATCTTTAGCTTCCAATTCATTTTCTGGTTCAATCCCAGAGTCGATTTCTGCTATTCCAGGCTTGGTTCATGTTGATCTGAGTAATAACCAGTTAAATGGCACTGTCCCAAGGTTTTTCTCACAGTTGAAAGGCTTGAAAGTCTTGAACCTCGAGAACAATGAACTTCATGGGGTTTTACCATTCAATGctagtttcataaagaaattggCTGTTTTCAAGGTTGGTGGGAATAGCAATTTGTGTTACAACCATTCTGTTTTGTCATCAAAAATGAAGCTTGGGATTGCTCGTTGTGATAAGCATGGATTGCCTATGTCACCTCCTCCTTCTAAGGAGTCTTCTGGTGATAGTGACTTGTCAGATTATGAAGATGATAGTGCAGACGATACAAGTGAAAACAAGGAGCATCATCACGGGCCAAATAAGGTTGTTCTTGGTGTTGCAATTGGACTTTCTTCCATAGTTTTCCTTATTGTTTTCTTAGTTCTTCTCTCAAAATGGTGTGGTTGA